The proteins below come from a single Kitasatospora sp. NBC_00315 genomic window:
- a CDS encoding LacI family DNA-binding transcriptional regulator has protein sequence MGASLKDVAQLAGVSVKTVSNVVNNYPHVTPAMRERVQAAIDELGYRPNLIARHLRKGRTGIIALAVPELGNPYFAELAGAVIDAAARHDYTVLLDHTGGRREKEVLVSQGFRAHVIDGLILSPIELEAEDLLGRSEDAPLVLLGEREYDAPYDQIAIDNVAAARSAVRHLTGLGHRRIAFLGARRESARRPAHLRLRGWREELTAAGLPCDDSLVAATDGYGRVDGAAAMNAVLDRGERPDAVFAYNDLVALGAMRVLTERRLRVPQDISVVGFDDIEEGRFSPVALTTVSPDKQAIARLAVQRVVARLAGADGLEPEHIQPGYTLTVRESTARRT, from the coding sequence GTGGGCGCCAGCCTCAAGGACGTCGCGCAGCTCGCGGGCGTATCGGTCAAGACCGTCTCGAACGTGGTGAACAACTACCCGCACGTCACACCCGCGATGCGGGAGCGGGTCCAGGCGGCGATCGACGAGCTCGGCTACCGGCCCAATCTGATCGCCCGCCACCTGCGCAAGGGGCGGACCGGCATCATCGCGCTGGCCGTGCCCGAGCTCGGCAACCCGTACTTCGCCGAACTGGCGGGCGCCGTGATCGACGCGGCCGCCCGCCACGACTACACGGTCCTGCTGGACCACACCGGTGGCCGGCGGGAGAAGGAGGTGCTCGTCTCCCAGGGCTTCCGGGCCCACGTCATCGACGGACTGATCCTCAGCCCGATCGAGCTGGAGGCGGAGGACCTGCTCGGCCGCTCCGAGGACGCGCCGCTGGTCCTGCTAGGCGAGCGGGAGTACGACGCGCCGTACGACCAGATCGCCATCGACAACGTGGCCGCCGCCCGCAGCGCGGTGCGTCACCTCACCGGCCTCGGGCACCGGCGGATCGCCTTTCTGGGCGCCCGCCGGGAGAGCGCCCGGCGCCCCGCCCACCTGCGGTTGCGCGGCTGGCGGGAGGAGCTGACGGCGGCCGGGCTGCCCTGCGACGACTCCCTGGTCGCGGCGACCGACGGTTACGGCCGGGTGGACGGCGCCGCCGCGATGAACGCCGTGCTGGACCGCGGCGAGCGGCCCGACGCCGTGTTCGCGTACAACGACCTGGTCGCGCTGGGCGCGATGCGGGTGCTGACCGAGCGCCGGCTGAGAGTGCCGCAGGACATCTCGGTGGTCGGCTTCGACGACATCGAGGAGGGCCGCTTCTCGCCGGTCGCCCTCACCACGGTCTCACCCGACAAGCAGGCCATCGCCAGACTCGCCGTCCAGCGCGTCGTCGCCCGGCTCGCCGGCGCCGACGGACTGGAGCCCGAGCACATCCAGCCCGGCTACACGCTGACGGTCCGGGAGTCGACCGCCCGCCGCACCTGA
- a CDS encoding aldose epimerase family protein — protein MPQPVPHREAFGRTPDGRPVDLWRLESASGVTAEILTYGGILHRLSVPDAAGRSRSVVLSLPDAAAYAEPDGPYLGALVGRFANRIAGGRFEIDGQTYRVPANDQGHTLHGGPDGFHTRLWQAEPAPDRAAVRLSLLSPDGDMGFPGALSVTAEYALDEAGTLSVAFEAATDRPTVVNLTNHAYFNLGGAGSGDVLGHLVEVDAGHYLPVAPDAIPFGPLQAVAGTPFDLTLARPVGEALAAEDQQLKNAGGFDHCWVLRPASEAGGLRPAARLRDPESGRAMEVWTTEPGLQVYTGNKLDGTLADADGHHHPVHGGICLETQHLPDSPNRPEYPSTVLRPGELLTSRTEFRFPHLPPTG, from the coding sequence ATGCCCCAGCCCGTACCCCACCGCGAAGCGTTCGGCCGCACCCCCGACGGGCGGCCCGTGGACCTCTGGAGACTGGAGTCGGCCTCCGGTGTGACGGCCGAGATCCTCACCTACGGCGGCATCCTGCACCGCCTGTCGGTGCCGGACGCCGCCGGCCGCAGCCGCTCCGTCGTGCTCTCCCTGCCGGACGCGGCGGCCTACGCCGAACCCGACGGCCCCTACCTCGGCGCCCTGGTGGGGCGGTTCGCCAACCGGATCGCGGGGGGCCGGTTCGAGATCGACGGGCAGACCTACCGGGTGCCGGCCAACGACCAGGGCCACACCCTGCACGGCGGCCCGGACGGCTTCCACACCCGGCTCTGGCAGGCCGAACCGGCCCCGGACCGGGCCGCCGTCCGGCTCTCGCTGCTCAGCCCGGACGGCGACATGGGCTTCCCCGGCGCCCTGTCGGTGACCGCGGAGTACGCGCTGGACGAGGCGGGCACCCTGTCGGTGGCCTTCGAGGCCGCCACCGACCGCCCGACCGTGGTGAACCTGACCAACCACGCGTACTTCAACCTGGGCGGCGCGGGCTCCGGCGACGTCCTCGGCCACCTGGTCGAGGTGGACGCCGGCCACTACCTGCCGGTCGCACCGGACGCCATCCCGTTCGGCCCGCTCCAGGCGGTCGCCGGCACGCCGTTCGACCTCACCTTGGCCCGGCCGGTCGGCGAGGCGCTGGCGGCCGAGGACCAGCAGCTGAAGAACGCCGGCGGCTTCGACCACTGCTGGGTGCTGCGACCGGCGTCCGAGGCCGGCGGTCTGCGGCCCGCGGCCCGGCTCCGCGATCCGGAGAGCGGACGCGCCATGGAGGTGTGGACCACCGAGCCGGGCCTGCAGGTGTACACCGGCAACAAGTTGGACGGCACGCTCGCCGACGCCGACGGCCACCACCACCCGGTGCACGGCGGCATCTGCCTGGAGACCCAGCACCTGCCCGACTCGCCGAACCGGCCGGAGTACCCGAGCACCGTGCTGCGGCCCGGCGAACTCCTCACCAGCCGGACGGAGTTCCGCTTCCCGCACCTGCCGCCCACCGGCTGA